In the genome of Segatella copri, one region contains:
- the secE gene encoding preprotein translocase subunit SecE, producing the protein MNKIVSYCKACYDELAHKTTWPSRAELTHSAMVVLSASLVIALVVFAMDSVFKAFMGVVYPG; encoded by the coding sequence ATGAATAAAATAGTAAGTTATTGCAAGGCATGTTACGATGAACTTGCGCATAAGACTACTTGGCCATCACGTGCCGAACTAACTCATAGTGCAATGGTTGTATTATCTGCTTCCCTAGTCATTGCATTAGTTGTGTTCGCGATGGATTCTGTATTCAAAGCCTTTATGGGTGTAGTTTATCCAGGTTAA
- the tuf gene encoding elongation factor Tu — MAKEEFVRTKPHVNIGTIGHVDHGKTTLTAAISKVLNEKLGTSEAVKSFDQIDNAPEEKERGITINSAHIEYETAKRHYAHVDCPGHADYVKNMVTGAAQMDGAILVCAATDGPMPQTREHVLLARQVNVPRLVVFLNKCDMVDDEEMLELVEMELHEILEQYGYEEDTPIVRGSALGALNGVEKWVKSVENLMDVVDEWIQEPEREVDKPFLMPIEDVFSITGRGTVATGRIETGRCKVGDEVQLLGLGEDKKSVITGVEMFRKVLAEGEAGDNVGLLLRGIDKAEVKRGMVVVHPGAITPHDHFKASIYVLKKEEGGRHTPFGNKYRPQFYLRTMDCTGEIKLPEGVEMVMPGDNVEIEVELIYKVALNEGLRFAIREGGRTVGSGQITSILDDIK, encoded by the coding sequence ATGGCTAAAGAAGAATTCGTGCGTACCAAACCGCATGTAAACATTGGTACAATTGGTCATGTTGACCATGGTAAGACTACTCTTACTGCAGCTATCTCTAAGGTATTGAATGAGAAGCTCGGTACATCTGAGGCAGTTAAGTCATTCGATCAGATTGATAATGCTCCTGAGGAGAAAGAGCGTGGTATCACTATCAACTCTGCTCACATCGAGTATGAGACAGCAAAGCGTCACTATGCACACGTTGACTGTCCTGGACACGCTGACTATGTAAAGAACATGGTTACTGGTGCTGCTCAGATGGATGGTGCTATCTTGGTTTGTGCTGCTACTGATGGTCCTATGCCACAGACACGTGAGCACGTACTTCTTGCACGTCAGGTAAACGTTCCTCGCTTGGTTGTTTTCTTGAACAAGTGCGATATGGTTGACGATGAGGAGATGCTTGAGCTCGTTGAGATGGAGCTTCATGAGATCCTCGAGCAGTACGGTTATGAGGAGGATACTCCAATCGTACGCGGTTCTGCTCTCGGTGCTTTGAACGGCGTTGAGAAGTGGGTTAAGTCTGTTGAGAATTTGATGGACGTTGTTGACGAGTGGATCCAGGAGCCTGAGCGTGAGGTTGACAAGCCATTCTTGATGCCTATCGAGGATGTATTCTCAATCACAGGTCGTGGTACTGTTGCTACTGGTCGTATCGAGACTGGTCGTTGTAAGGTAGGTGACGAGGTTCAGTTGCTCGGTCTTGGTGAGGATAAGAAGTCTGTCATCACTGGTGTTGAGATGTTCCGCAAGGTACTCGCTGAGGGTGAGGCAGGTGATAACGTAGGTTTGCTTCTCCGTGGTATTGATAAGGCAGAGGTTAAGCGTGGTATGGTAGTTGTACACCCAGGTGCTATTACTCCTCACGATCACTTCAAGGCTTCTATCTACGTATTGAAGAAGGAAGAGGGTGGTCGTCATACACCATTCGGTAACAAGTATCGTCCTCAGTTCTATCTCCGTACTATGGACTGTACAGGTGAGATCAAGCTTCCAGAGGGAGTTGAGATGGTAATGCCTGGTGATAACGTAGAGATTGAGGTAGAGTTGATCTACAAGGTTGCTTTGAACGAGGGTCTCCGTTTCGCTATCCGTGAGGGTGGTCGTACAGTAGGTTCTGGTCAGATTACATCAATCCTTGACGATATCAAGTAA
- the rplA gene encoding 50S ribosomal protein L1, which yields MSKLTKNQKSVADKVEAGKAYTLKEASELVKEITTTKFDASLDIDVRLGVDPRKANQMVRGVVSLPNGTGKVTRVLALCTPDQEAAAKEAGADYVGLDEYVEKIKGGWTDIDVIITMPSCMGKIGPLGRVLGPRGLMPNPKSGTVTMDVAKAVKEVKQGKIDFKVDKAGIIHTSIGKVSMTAEQIYGNAKEFINTVIKLKPAAAKGTYIKSIFISSTMSKGIKIDPKSVE from the coding sequence ATGAGTAAACTGACAAAAAATCAAAAATCAGTAGCTGATAAGGTTGAAGCAGGGAAGGCATACACATTGAAGGAGGCTTCAGAGTTGGTAAAGGAAATTACCACTACCAAGTTTGATGCTTCTCTTGATATTGATGTACGCTTAGGTGTTGACCCACGTAAGGCTAACCAGATGGTTCGTGGCGTTGTTTCATTGCCAAACGGTACCGGTAAGGTTACTCGCGTGCTCGCACTCTGTACTCCTGATCAGGAAGCTGCTGCTAAGGAAGCAGGCGCTGACTACGTAGGTCTCGACGAGTATGTTGAGAAGATTAAGGGTGGTTGGACAGATATTGATGTCATCATCACAATGCCATCTTGCATGGGTAAGATTGGTCCTTTGGGTCGTGTTCTCGGTCCTCGTGGATTGATGCCTAACCCTAAGAGTGGCACTGTAACTATGGATGTTGCTAAGGCAGTTAAGGAAGTTAAGCAAGGTAAGATTGACTTTAAGGTTGATAAGGCTGGTATTATCCACACTTCAATCGGTAAGGTTAGCATGACAGCTGAGCAGATCTACGGAAATGCTAAGGAGTTCATCAATACTGTTATCAAGTTGAAGCCTGCTGCTGCTAAAGGTACATATATCAAGAGTATCTTTATTTCAAGCACTATGAGTAAGGGTATCAAGATTGATCCTAAATCAGTTGAATAA
- the rplJ gene encoding 50S ribosomal protein L10, which yields MKKEVKDTIITELGQKLQEFPHFYLVDVTGLDAEKTSNLRRKCFKSEIKMVVVKNTLLHKAFEASDIDFSELYGSLKGTTAVMFTNVANVPAKLLKEYEKDGVPALKAAYAEEGFYVGADKLAELSAIKSKNEVLAEVVALLQSPAKNVISALQSGSNTIHGVLKTLGERPE from the coding sequence ATGAAGAAAGAAGTTAAAGATACTATCATCACCGAACTTGGACAGAAGCTTCAGGAGTTCCCTCATTTCTATCTTGTAGACGTTACAGGATTGGATGCAGAGAAGACAAGTAATCTTCGTCGCAAGTGTTTCAAGAGTGAGATTAAGATGGTTGTTGTTAAGAATACCTTGCTTCACAAGGCATTCGAGGCTTCAGACATCGATTTCTCTGAGCTTTATGGCAGCTTGAAGGGTACTACAGCAGTTATGTTCACTAACGTAGCTAACGTACCAGCTAAGTTGTTGAAAGAGTACGAGAAGGACGGCGTTCCAGCATTGAAGGCTGCTTATGCAGAGGAAGGTTTCTATGTTGGCGCAGACAAGCTCGCAGAACTTTCAGCAATCAAGAGCAAAAACGAGGTTCTCGCAGAGGTTGTTGCTTTGCTCCAGTCTCCAGCAAAGAACGTTATTTCTGCTCTTCAATCAGGAAGCAACACTATTCACGGTGTGCTTAAGACATTGGGCGAGCGTCCTGAGTAA
- the nusG gene encoding transcription termination/antitermination protein NusG: MADTGNKWYVLKAASGKEAKVKEYIEAEMKHNDLLAANVSQVLIPLEKHASVRNGKRVVKEKVSLPGYVFVEARLKGDVAHTLRFMPNVLGFLGGLDEPTPVPQRDINRMLGSVEETEFEENLDCPYLVNDTVKVMEGPFSGFSGVIEEVNLEKRKLKVTVKIFGRKTPLELGFMQVEKE, encoded by the coding sequence ATGGCAGACACAGGAAATAAATGGTATGTGCTCAAGGCCGCTAGTGGCAAGGAAGCCAAGGTGAAAGAATACATCGAGGCTGAAATGAAGCACAATGATTTACTTGCAGCAAATGTTTCTCAGGTGTTAATTCCACTCGAGAAGCATGCATCTGTACGTAATGGTAAGAGGGTCGTTAAGGAAAAGGTCTCTCTTCCTGGTTACGTTTTTGTAGAGGCAAGACTGAAGGGTGATGTGGCGCATACTTTGCGCTTCATGCCAAATGTTTTGGGTTTCCTTGGAGGATTGGATGAACCGACTCCTGTACCACAGCGCGATATTAATCGCATGTTGGGTTCTGTAGAAGAGACTGAGTTTGAGGAGAATCTTGATTGTCCATACTTGGTTAATGATACAGTCAAGGTGATGGAAGGTCCATTCAGTGGCTTTAGCGGCGTTATCGAAGAGGTTAACTTGGAGAAGCGCAAGCTGAAAGTTACGGTTAAGATCTTTGGACGTAAAACTCCATTGGAATTAGGTTTTATGCAAGTAGAAAAGGAATAG
- the rplK gene encoding 50S ribosomal protein L11, which produces MAKEVAGLIKLQIKGGAANPSPPVGPALGSKGINIMGFCKEFNARTQDKAGKVLPVVITYYTDKSFDFVIKTPPAAVQLKEAAKIKSGSAQPNRQKVATLTWDQVKVIAEDKMKDLNCFTVESAMKLIAGTARSMGITVKGDFPGK; this is translated from the coding sequence ATGGCTAAAGAAGTTGCTGGATTAATCAAATTACAGATTAAAGGTGGCGCTGCAAATCCTTCACCTCCAGTAGGACCTGCTCTGGGTTCTAAAGGTATTAATATCATGGGATTCTGCAAGGAGTTCAACGCCCGTACCCAGGACAAGGCAGGTAAGGTATTGCCAGTTGTTATTACATACTACACTGACAAGTCGTTCGATTTCGTAATCAAGACTCCTCCTGCTGCAGTACAGTTGAAAGAGGCTGCTAAGATCAAGTCAGGTTCTGCTCAGCCTAACCGTCAGAAGGTTGCTACCCTTACTTGGGATCAGGTAAAGGTAATCGCTGAGGACAAGATGAAGGACTTGAACTGCTTTACTGTAGAGTCAGCTATGAAGCTCATCGCTGGTACTGCAAGAAGTATGGGTATTACTGTAAAGGGAGACTTCCCTGGTAAATAA
- the rplL gene encoding 50S ribosomal protein L7/L12: MADIKAIAEELVNLTVKEVNELATVLKDEYGIEPAAAAVAVAAGPAAGGAAAAEEKSSFDVVLAEVGGAKLQVVKAVKEACGLGLKEAKDLVDGAPSTIKEGVSKDEAENLKKAIEEAGAKVELK, translated from the coding sequence ATGGCAGATATCAAAGCTATTGCAGAAGAGTTAGTAAATCTTACTGTTAAGGAAGTTAATGAGTTGGCAACAGTCCTCAAGGACGAGTATGGTATTGAGCCTGCTGCTGCAGCTGTAGCTGTAGCTGCTGGTCCTGCTGCTGGTGGTGCAGCTGCAGCTGAGGAGAAGTCTTCTTTCGACGTAGTCCTCGCTGAGGTTGGTGGCGCTAAGCTCCAGGTTGTTAAGGCTGTTAAGGAGGCTTGCGGTCTCGGTTTGAAAGAGGCTAAGGATCTCGTAGACGGTGCTCCTTCTACAATCAAGGAGGGTGTATCTAAGGACGAGGCAGAGAACCTTAAGAAGGCTATCGAAGAGGCTGGTGCTAAGGTAGAGCTCAAGTAA